The following coding sequences lie in one Oncorhynchus kisutch isolate 150728-3 linkage group LG3, Okis_V2, whole genome shotgun sequence genomic window:
- the LOC109872703 gene encoding homeobox protein DBX1-A-like produces MMIPSVLAPNAMYPGLYRPSASMPLQRSLQNAFPTHSSFLVEDLLRISRPAEYHFSRTLPSASVSPATTTTTMSFSAMPQERIVSPTASTRESCSPKTSQPSSKDPTYLKFGVSAILAPSPKTASLPPAIHHSMHPKAFSLPYFDGSFHPAFFRSTYFPASSSVVPIPGTFSWPLANRGKPRRGMLRRAVFSDVQRKALEKMFQKQKYISKPDRKKLASKLGLKDSQVKIWFQNRRMKWRNSKERELLSSGGCREQTLPTKTNPHPDLSDVGKKSSAEEDEMEENPFGARGAPGLCHSPAAGHELSNSGGSNLSSPSLSSKHSEFSESDEEEITVS; encoded by the exons ATGATGATCCCAAGCGTCCTTGCGCCTAATGCGATGTACCCAGGCCTTTACCGCCCCTCCGCCTCCATGCCGCTCCAACGGTCTCTGCAGAACGCGTTTCCAACCCACTCCAGCTTTCTAGTGGAGGACCTGCTGCGGATAAGCAGGCCGGCGGAGTACCACTTCAGCCGGACTCTCCCCTCAGCAAGCGTCTCCCCGGCGACAACCACCACAACCATGTCCTTCAGTGCCATGCCACAGGAGCGCATCGTCTCTCCAACTGCCTCGACGCGTGAATCATGCTCTCCGAAAACGTCACAACCGAGTAGTAAAGACCCAACTTATCTTAAATTTGGAGTCAGCGCAATCCTGGCACCATCACCAAAGACCG CATCGCTGCCACCCGCCATCCACCACAGTATGCACCCCAAggccttctctctcccctacttcGACGGATCCTTTCACCCCGCCTTCTTCAGGTCGACATATTTCCCAG catctTCATCGGTCGTGCCCATCCCAGGGACCTTCTCTTGGCCACTGGCCAACAGAGGGAAGCCGAGGAGAGGGATGCTCCGACGGGCAGTGTTCTCTGACGTGCAGCGCAAAGCTCTGGAGAAGATGTTCCAGAAACAGAAATACATCAGCAAACCAGACAGGAAGAAGCTGGCCTCAAAGCTTGGTCTCAAAGACTCGCAG GTTAAAATCTGGTTCCAGAACCGCAGAATGAAGTGGAGGAACTCTAAAGAGAGGGAGCTCCTGTCTTCAGGAGGTTGTCGCGAGCAGACCCTGCCCACCAAAACGAACCCACACCCAGACCTCAGCGACGTCGGCAAGAAGTCTTCCGCGGAGGAGGACGAGATGGAAGAGAACCCATTCGGCGCTAGAGGCGCGCCTGGCCTTTGCCATTCCCCCGCAGCGGGGCACGAGCTGTCCAACAGCGGCGGATCGAACCTCTCGTCGCCATCTCTCTCCAGCAAGCACTCGGAATTCTCAGAATCAGATGAAGAAGAGATCACAGTTTCTTAA